One Salvelinus namaycush isolate Seneca chromosome 4, SaNama_1.0, whole genome shotgun sequence genomic window carries:
- the LOC120045321 gene encoding serine/threonine-protein kinase SBK1-like, which produces MSSSPLGSRGNMDILEELQLIAAQNLERLEVNKYYEVIRELGKGTYGKVDLVIHKIRGTKMALKFLRKKTTKLKSFLREYSISLYLSPCPFIINMFGIAFETDDYYVFAQEYALSGDLFDIIPPQVGLPETVAKRCVHQVAIALDYLHCKKLVHRDVKPENILIFDRECRKVKLSDFGMTRRAGSPVKRVSGTIPYTAPELCDTSRHEGFCVDYSTDVWAFGVLLFCMLTGNFPWEKALPSDSFYQEFTRWQRRRTGTVPSQWRRFTEQALRMFRRLLSVEQDRRCSVKEVFGYFSHSWISVPSTNSYDRMPRDSNSNQPPGRILVATPIEICV; this is translated from the exons ATGAGTTCGTCTCCGCTGGGTTCCCGTGGCAACATGGACATTCTGGAGGAGCTGCAGCTGATCGCAGCACAGAACctggagaggttagaggtcaaCAAGTACTACGAGGTCATCAGGGAGCTTGGCAAGGGCACTTACGGcaaggtggacctggtcatacaCAAGATCAGAG GCACCAAGATGGCCCTGAAGTTCCTGAGGAAGAAGACGACCAAGCTGAAGTCGTTCCTGAGGGAGTACagcatctctctctacctttctccctGTCCCTTTATCATTAACATGTTTGGGATCGCCTTCGAGACTGACGACTACTACGTGTTCGCCCAGGAGTATGCCCTGTCCGGGGACCTCTTCGACATCATCCCTCcacag GTGGGTCTCCCAGAGACGGTTGCTAAGCGCTGTGTGCACCAGGTTGCCATCGCCCTGGACTACCTTCACTGTAAGAAGTTGGTGCACCGAGACGTCAAGCCTGAGAACATCCTCATCTTTGACCGTGAGTGCCGCAAGGTCAAACTGTCTGACTTCGGCATGACGCGCCGCGCTGGCTCACCAGTCAAACGG GTCAGCGGTACCATCCCCTACACGGCTCCGGAGCTGTGCGACACGTCTCGCCATGAGGGCTTCTGCGTGGACTACAGCACGGATGTGTGGGCCTTTGGCGTCCTCCTCTTCTGCATGCTGACCGGTAACTTCCCCTGGGAGAAGGCCCTGCCCTCCGACTCCTTCTACCAGGAGTTCACTCGCTGGCAGAGACGGCGCACGGGCACAGTGCCCTCGCAGTGGCGCCGCTTCACTGAGCAGGCCCTCCGCATGTTCCGCAGGCTCCTCTCGGTGGAGCAGGACAGACGCTGCTCCGTCAAAGAGGTGTTTGGCTACTTCAGCCACAGCTGGAT CTCTGTGCCCTCGACTAACAGCTATGACCGCATGCCCAGAGACAGCAACAGCAACCAGCCCCCCGGACGCATACTGGTGGCTACGCCTATAGAGATCTGTGTCTGA